The stretch of DNA GCCTTAACCGCCATCCGGCAAAGCCACGGCTGGGCAGCATACGCCACCGACAAAAGCATGTTAGACGCTGCCCGCCTCATACGCGACAAGGAAGGCCTCAACGTGCTGCCTGCCTCCACCGCGGGTTTAATTGCGCTGCTGGACAGGCATAAAAAAGAGGCTTACCCCAGCGACCGCTACGTCGTCATATTAACGGGACGCAAAGCGTGACCCAACATGGCACAAAAAGCAATAGTGTACTGTGAACGAGAGTACCTAAACGCGAACGGAAAAACAGCCCACGGCTTGGTCCGTTACACCACCCGCTACCAAATCGCAGGGGTAGTGGACTCCACCGTGCCCTCTTCTGGCGACGCAGGGGAAATCTTGGACGGCAAAGCAAGAGGCATCCCCCTTTATCATAGCCTTGAGGAAGCCTGCGAAAAAACCAAACCCGACACCTTCATCGTCGGCGCAGTCTCCGAAGGCGGCGTTTTACCCTTCGGCTACGATAAAGCAGTCGACTACGCGCTGGAGCATCACCTCAACGTGGTGTCGGGGCTGCATCAATTCATCTCCGACGACCCCCGCTTCGCCATGGTTGCCCAGAGAAACAGCTGCCAAATCACCGATGTCCGAAAAATCTTCCGTGACCACAAACGCTTCTACACAGGCGAAATCAGCAAGGTAGGCGCAACCCGCATCGCCACGCTAGGCACAGACAGCGCCATCGGCAAACGCACCACCGCCGTGATGCTGGTTAACGAACTGCGCAGGCGCGGACGCAGAGCCGACATGATATTCACGGGGCAAACCGGCTGGATGCAGGGTTGGCCGCACGGCGCCATCATCGACGCCATGATTAACGATTTCGTGTCAGGCGGCATAGAGGGCGCCATCATAGATTCCTGGCGCGACGAAGCCCCCGAATTCGTACTCATCGAGGGACAAGGCAGCCTGCTGCATCCATTCTTCCCCGGCGGCTTTGAAATCATGGCGGCTGGGCAAATCCACGGCTTCACCATGCAGGATGCGCCTGGGCGACCCTACCTCGACGGGTTCCCCGGCTACCCCATGCCTGACACCCGCCGCGTCGTCAAACTCGCCACGCTCCTATCCGGCAAACCCTTGGTGGGCATCAGCATCAACCATGAGCATATGACTCAGGAGCAGGTGCAAGCCGCCAAAGTTGACATGCACAAGAAATTCCATGTGCCCGTCGAAGACCCCATTTTTGACGGTGTTGCAAAGCTTGCGGATGCGATTGAGATGCTGCGTGACGGTGAAGCTTAAACGGATCTTCTGTGCCTACGCAGCATCGAACTCTCCGAGCCCCAAATCAGAGGCAACACCGCACACACCACGGTAACCCTCACCGACCTGGCCGGCAAGCAGAGCAGCTTTAGCCTGCAAGCCAAATATCCCCATTTGCTCTCCGAGGCGGACCTGCCGTTTCTGCGGCTTGCCAGCGCCATGCCCATCCTCAACTACGGCTTATTCACAGAGCAAATCCGCCTAAG from Candidatus Bathyarchaeota archaeon encodes:
- a CDS encoding DUF1611 domain-containing protein, producing the protein MAQKAIVYCEREYLNANGKTAHGLVRYTTRYQIAGVVDSTVPSSGDAGEILDGKARGIPLYHSLEEACEKTKPDTFIVGAVSEGGVLPFGYDKAVDYALEHHLNVVSGLHQFISDDPRFAMVAQRNSCQITDVRKIFRDHKRFYTGEISKVGATRIATLGTDSAIGKRTTAVMLVNELRRRGRRADMIFTGQTGWMQGWPHGAIIDAMINDFVSGGIEGAIIDSWRDEAPEFVLIEGQGSLLHPFFPGGFEIMAAGQIHGFTMQDAPGRPYLDGFPGYPMPDTRRVVKLATLLSGKPLVGISINHEHMTQEQVQAAKVDMHKKFHVPVEDPIFDGVAKLADAIEMLRDGEA